From a region of the Triticum aestivum cultivar Chinese Spring chromosome 7D, IWGSC CS RefSeq v2.1, whole genome shotgun sequence genome:
- the LOC123165734 gene encoding B3 domain-containing protein Os03g0620400 isoform X2 translates to MDMDGVNEGCGEGCDVEGCECGADGCEECEWWRLHCYWSHAGDRPRHFSLVAGDDFADHMRIRPPVASHLRNLITEFDKIQLEAPNGRSYPVKIGWEFGDIVLRSGWHDFVEAHHIEQNYSIRFVYRGNSSFEVHISGSSGHDNSSPPPPRDRHVLNEQVVPDPAHVQTSINIDYTAFPGTRLSHEQEKKVLELAQSSMRSEFRLHVAAVNKRNANGDCHVYIPLMLLDSFKEGITEAPIQLKAHSNDMIYVVGASKHGDDQVILQSGLSHFVDGHRMQDNDLLVFRSKGKARLEVLVLDPSGCEKTWFDMGNSSDVSREGRRAQAQNMASTSFGWAKSGLQARESNEAGLQAPRCNNYISTGSPLHSQQEAKVQGRVRAIGSECPVFVKVITSSDVATAPSLYLGKDYASACLLTQPGRLRLLLEGDERDWDCRLGLRKSNKTWWIDRSWPKFISDVGLEEDDICLFELTDRSSLTMKVHVIRKSDIPAP, encoded by the exons ATGGACATGGACGGCGTTAACGAAG GCTGCGGCGAGGGCTGCGACGTGGAGGGCTGCGAGTGCGGGGCGGACGGCTGCGAGGAATGCGAGTGGTGGAGGCTGCACTGCTACTGGAGCCACGCCGGCGACCGCCCGAGGCACttctccctcgtcgccggcgacgattTCGCGGACCATATG CGCATACGGCCGCCGGTTGCGAGCCATCTGAGGAACTTGATCACCGAGTTCGACAAGATCCAACTTGAAGCTCCTAATGGCCGCAGCTACCCTGTTAAAATCGGTTGGGAGTTTGGTGACATTGTTCTCAGGTCTGGATGGCACGACTTTGTCGAGGCgcatcacatagagcaaaactactccATCCGGTTCGTGTACCGTGGGAACTCCAGCTTCGAGGTTCACATATCCGGTTCATCCGGTCACGACAACTCTTCTCCACCACCTCCTCGTGATCGTCATGTGCTGAATG AACAAGTGGTGCCTGATCCTGCACATGTTCAGACATCAATCAACATTGACTATACCGCATTCCCCGGGACCAGGCTAAGCCATGAACAAGAGAAGAAAGTGCTAGAACTAGCTCAGAGCAGCATGAGGTCTGAATTTCGTCTGCATGTGGCAGCTGTGAACAAAAGGAATGCCAACGGGGACTGCCATGTT TACATACCCTTGATGCTTTTGGACAGTTTCAAAGAGGGGATAACTGAAGCTCCCATTCAGCTCAAAGCCCATAGCAACGACATGATATACGTTGTTGGCGCAAGCAAGCATGGTGACGATCAAGTAATCCTCCAATCTGGGTTGAGTCATTTTGTAGATGGTCACCGCATGCAAGACAACGACCTCCTCGTCTTCAGAAGCAAGGGGAAAGCCCGGCTCGAAGTTCTTGTCCTTGACCCAAGCGGTTGTGAGAAAACTTGGTTTGACATGGGAAACTCTTCAGACGTTTCCAGAGAAGGCCGTCGTGCACAAGCTCAGAATATGGCTTCAACATCCTTCGGTTGGGCTAAATCAG GACTCCAAGCTCGCGAGTCGAACGAAGCCGGTTTACAAGCTCCTAGGTGCAACAATTACATATCAACCGGGTCCCCTCTACATAGCCAACAGGAAGCAAAAGTCCAAGGGAGAGTTCGGGCAATTGGTTCCGAATGTCCTGTGTTTGTGAAAGTGATTACCTCCAGTGATGTTGCTACCGCTCCTTCTCTG TACTTGGGCAAGGACTATGCTTCGGCATGTCTGCTGACCCAGCCAGGACGTCTCCGCCTCCTGCTGGAGGGCGACGAGAGGGATTGGGACTGCAGGTTGGGCTTGAGGAAATCTAACAAAACTTGGTGGATCGACAGATCCTGGCCGAAATTCATCTCGGATGTCGGGCTGGAGGAAGATGACATCTGCCTCTTCGAACTGACGGACAGGAGCAGTCTCACGATGAAGGTCCATGTCATCCGCAAGTCGGATATACCGGCGCCATGA
- the LOC123165734 gene encoding B3 domain-containing protein Os03g0620400 isoform X1 gives MDMDGVNEGCGEGCDVEGCECGADGCEECEWWRLHCYWSHAGDRPRHFSLVAGDDFADHMRIRPPVASHLRNLITEFDKIQLEAPNGRSYPVKIGWEFGDIVLRSGWHDFVEAHHIEQNYSIRFVYRGNSSFEVHISGSSGHDNSSPPPPRDRHVLNEQVVPDPAHVQTSINIDYTAFPGTRLSHEQEKKVLELAQSSMRSEFRLHVAAVNKRNANGDCHVLVFLQYIPLMLLDSFKEGITEAPIQLKAHSNDMIYVVGASKHGDDQVILQSGLSHFVDGHRMQDNDLLVFRSKGKARLEVLVLDPSGCEKTWFDMGNSSDVSREGRRAQAQNMASTSFGWAKSGLQARESNEAGLQAPRCNNYISTGSPLHSQQEAKVQGRVRAIGSECPVFVKVITSSDVATAPSLYLGKDYASACLLTQPGRLRLLLEGDERDWDCRLGLRKSNKTWWIDRSWPKFISDVGLEEDDICLFELTDRSSLTMKVHVIRKSDIPAP, from the exons ATGGACATGGACGGCGTTAACGAAG GCTGCGGCGAGGGCTGCGACGTGGAGGGCTGCGAGTGCGGGGCGGACGGCTGCGAGGAATGCGAGTGGTGGAGGCTGCACTGCTACTGGAGCCACGCCGGCGACCGCCCGAGGCACttctccctcgtcgccggcgacgattTCGCGGACCATATG CGCATACGGCCGCCGGTTGCGAGCCATCTGAGGAACTTGATCACCGAGTTCGACAAGATCCAACTTGAAGCTCCTAATGGCCGCAGCTACCCTGTTAAAATCGGTTGGGAGTTTGGTGACATTGTTCTCAGGTCTGGATGGCACGACTTTGTCGAGGCgcatcacatagagcaaaactactccATCCGGTTCGTGTACCGTGGGAACTCCAGCTTCGAGGTTCACATATCCGGTTCATCCGGTCACGACAACTCTTCTCCACCACCTCCTCGTGATCGTCATGTGCTGAATG AACAAGTGGTGCCTGATCCTGCACATGTTCAGACATCAATCAACATTGACTATACCGCATTCCCCGGGACCAGGCTAAGCCATGAACAAGAGAAGAAAGTGCTAGAACTAGCTCAGAGCAGCATGAGGTCTGAATTTCGTCTGCATGTGGCAGCTGTGAACAAAAGGAATGCCAACGGGGACTGCCATGTT CTTGTGTTCTTGCAGTACATACCCTTGATGCTTTTGGACAGTTTCAAAGAGGGGATAACTGAAGCTCCCATTCAGCTCAAAGCCCATAGCAACGACATGATATACGTTGTTGGCGCAAGCAAGCATGGTGACGATCAAGTAATCCTCCAATCTGGGTTGAGTCATTTTGTAGATGGTCACCGCATGCAAGACAACGACCTCCTCGTCTTCAGAAGCAAGGGGAAAGCCCGGCTCGAAGTTCTTGTCCTTGACCCAAGCGGTTGTGAGAAAACTTGGTTTGACATGGGAAACTCTTCAGACGTTTCCAGAGAAGGCCGTCGTGCACAAGCTCAGAATATGGCTTCAACATCCTTCGGTTGGGCTAAATCAG GACTCCAAGCTCGCGAGTCGAACGAAGCCGGTTTACAAGCTCCTAGGTGCAACAATTACATATCAACCGGGTCCCCTCTACATAGCCAACAGGAAGCAAAAGTCCAAGGGAGAGTTCGGGCAATTGGTTCCGAATGTCCTGTGTTTGTGAAAGTGATTACCTCCAGTGATGTTGCTACCGCTCCTTCTCTG TACTTGGGCAAGGACTATGCTTCGGCATGTCTGCTGACCCAGCCAGGACGTCTCCGCCTCCTGCTGGAGGGCGACGAGAGGGATTGGGACTGCAGGTTGGGCTTGAGGAAATCTAACAAAACTTGGTGGATCGACAGATCCTGGCCGAAATTCATCTCGGATGTCGGGCTGGAGGAAGATGACATCTGCCTCTTCGAACTGACGGACAGGAGCAGTCTCACGATGAAGGTCCATGTCATCCGCAAGTCGGATATACCGGCGCCATGA
- the LOC123164577 gene encoding disease resistance protein RGA5 gives MAEVLVSASTGAMGSLLRKLGAMLTDEYKLLKNVRGDIKFLKDELEVMCAFLLKMSDVEEPDEPTKLRVTAVREMSYKIEDNIDKFMVLVEQEHGSSCSEAAHGVAKLMDKCKNLLPDIKTRRRIAKEVKDIKKQIKDVSDRFSRYKIDEPSSSMPAKDKVDPRLRAVYKDATELVGIDGPKDELVKWLNEKEGQSLKSVSIVGYGGLGKTTLANQIRVNLGATFDCGAFVSISRKPDMKAILRSILSQITKKDDACSRLDDIQLIIDKIREFLQDTRYFIIIDDIWELGTWETLKCAFVKNTLGSRIIITTRIVDVAKSCSPSSEDLVYEMKPLSEADSKKLFFKRIFGCEESCPDSLKEAANDILKKCRGLPLAINAISSLLATTRETKEEWDRVRHSIRSSKAKSDIIETMNYILSLSYFDLPHHLRSCLLYLALFPEDQLIERQRLVRRWISEGFIHGESGQDLMELGEEYFHQLVNRSLIQPDNIGYDGKAKYCRVHDTILDFLIDKSSEENMCTVLKKQCKPNGIVRRLSLMGNEDEETVEQLDLSHARSITAFRDIKLLPSLGRSKCLRVLDLQACNQLENHHIKDIERLYQLRYLDISFTGITELPRQIGELLYLETLVTSYRLRELPESTSRLQRLARLFVDPGCKLPDGLGNLINLQELDWVDALQLKHVEELGKLTNLRKLRIKLDTDGIEGNKLEQSKEKLVSSLCKLDECGLRSLSIGYYLREKDGEEPFLPPLGCIQEVSVYGQDISRISRWLASLPNLHMLFFDYVKIEQQDIEMIGLIPNLIDLSLSLRKTDDAGRLIIRREGFQHLHSFRVYDTRMGVLMFEPGAMPRLKELKLHNFIEKPESGAVDFDFGIQRLSSLARLTVSLFCVGSTAAEVEATEDAFKSMAEANPNRPILEMIRVNPHRMF, from the exons aTGGCGGAAGTTCTGGTGAGCGCATCCACAGGGGCAATGGGTTCCCTCCTGCGGAAGTTGGGAGCTATGTTGACGGATGAATACAAGCTGCTCAAGAACGTCCGTGGggacatcaagttcctcaaggacGAGCTGGAGGTCATGTGCGCGTTCCTCCTCAAGATGTCAGATGTGGAGGAGCCTGACGAACCAACAAAGTTGCGTGTGACGGCGGTGCGGGAGATGTCCTATAAGATAGAGGACAACATAGACAAGTTCATGGTCCTCGTGGAACAGGAACACGGGTCCTCCTGTTCCGAGGCGGCTCATGGCGTCGCCAAGCTCATGGACAAGTGCAAGAACTTGCTGCCGGACATCAAGACCCGCCGCAGGATCGCCAAGGAGGTCAAAGACATCAAGAAACAAATTAAGGATGTCAGCGACAGGTTTTCAAG GTACAAGATTGACGAGCCCTCCTCCTCTATGCCGGCAAAAGACAAGGTCGACCCTCGACTTCGTGCAGTCTACAAAGACGCCACAGAGCTCGTCGGAATTGATGGACCAAAGGATGAACTTGTCAAGTGGCTGAATGAGAAAGAGGGCCAATCACTGAAATCTGTCTCTATTGTTGGATATGGAGGGTTGGGCAAGACCACGCTCGCCAACCAGATCCGGGTCAACCTTGGAGCGACCTTCGACTGCGGGGCTTTTGTCTCGATTTCACGCAAGCCTGACATGAAGGCGATATTAAGATCTATATTATCACAAATCACCAAGAAAGACGATGCTTGCTCTAGATTAGATGATATACAACTCATCATCGACAAGATTCGAGAGTTCCTCCAAGACACAAG GTACTTCATCATAATTGATGATATATGGGAGTTAGGAACATGGGAAACTTTGAAATGTGCATTTGTCAAGAATACATTGGGCAGCAGAATAATTATCACAACACGTATAGTTGATGTTGCCAAATCTTGCTCTCCTTCTAGTGAAGATCTTGTCTATGAGATGAAACCACTCAGTGAGGCTGACTCAAAGAAATTGTTTTTCAAGAGGATATTTGGTTGTGAAGAAAGCTGTCCTGATAGCTTGAAAGAAGCTGCCAATGATATTTTGAAAAAATGCCGTGGTCTACCTCTGGCCATCAACGCCATTTCTAGCTTGTTGGCCACAACAAGGGAAACAAAAGAAGAGTGGGATCGTGTGCGACATTCAATACGCTCTTCAAAGGCCAAAAGTGATATAATAGAGACCATGAATTACATATTATCTCTTAGTTATTTTGATCTTCCCCACCACCTAAGAAGCTGCTTATTGTACCTGGCTCTGTTTCCTGAAGACCAATTGATTGAAAGGCAGCGGTTGGTACGCAGATGGATTTCTGAAGGCTTTATCCATGGAGAAAGTGGACAAGATCTCATGGAATTAGGAGAGGAATATTTTCACCAGCTTGTGAACAGAAGTCTAATACAGCCCGACAACATAGGGTATGACGGCAAGGCAAAGTATTGCCGAGTCCATGACACCATCCTTGATTTCCTAATCGACAAATCCTCCGAAGAGAACATGTGTACCGTCCTAAAGAAACAATGCAAGCCTAATGGCATAGTTCGTCGGCTCTCTCTAATGGGGAATGAGGATGAAGAAACCGTGGAGCAATTGGATCTGTCACACGCTCGGTCAATCACTGCTTTTAGGGATATCAAGCTATTGCCTTCGCTTGGGAGGTCAAAATGCTTGCGCGTGCTAGACTTGCAAGCCTGCAATCAGTTGGAAAATCATCATATCAAGGACATTGAAAGACTCTATCAGCTGAGATACTTGGATATCTCTTTTACAGGAATCACGGAGCTTCCCAGGCAAATTGGGGAGTTGCTGTATCTAGAGACGCTAGTTACATCCTATAGATTACGTGAGCTTCCTGAAAGCACAAGTCGGCTACAACGACTGGCACGTTTGTTTGTTGACCCCGGTTGTAAGCTTCCAGATGGGTTGGGAAACTTGATAAACTTGCAAGAGCTTGATTGGGTTGATGCCTTGCAGTTGAAGCATGTGGAAGAGCTCGGCAAACTAACAAATCTGAGAAAGCTGAGGATTAAATTGGACACTGATGGGATAGAAGGCAACAAATTAGAACAGTCCAAGGAAAAGCTGGTGTCCTCTCTCTGTAAACTGGACGAATGCGGCCTCCGTTCCCTGAGTATTGGTTATTATCTGAGAGAAAAGGATGGAGAAGAGCCGTTCCTCCCTCCTTTGGGTTGTATCCAGGAGGTTTCTGTATATGGACAAGATATCAGCCGGATTAGCAGATGGCTCGCGTCACTTCCCAACCTACACATGTTGTTTTTCGACTATGTGAAGATAGAGCAGCAGGATATTGAGATGATTGGATTGATACCCAATCTGATCGATTTGTCACTGTCTTTACGCAAAACAGACGACGCTGGGCGGCTCATCATCAGGCGTGAAGGATTTCAACATTTGCATAGTTTTCGGGTTTACGATACTCGTATGGGAGTTTTAATGTTTGAACCGGGGGCTATGCCGAGGCTCAAGGAGCTTAAACTCCATAACTTCATCGAAAAGCCCGAATCTGGTGCGGTCGATTTCGACTTTGGCATCCAACGCCTCTCCAGCCTTGCTCGCCTCACTGTCAGCTTATTCTGCGTTGGCTCGACGGCGGCAGAAGTAGAGGCTACGGAGGATGCTTTCAAGAGCATGGCCGAGGCGAACCCCAACCGTCCAATACTGGAGATGATAAGAGTTAATCCGCACCGCATGTTCTGA